The proteins below come from a single Chryseobacterium sp. MA9 genomic window:
- a CDS encoding PLP-dependent cysteine synthase family protein → MKYAKNILETIGNTPLVKLNKVLGEDFPALVLAKVETFNPGNSVKDRMALKMIEDAEKDGRLKPGGTIIEGTSGNTGMGLALAAIIKGYKCIFVTNSKQSKEKCDILRAVGAEVIVCPTDVKPTDPRSYYSVSKRLAKETENGWYVNQYDNLSNRAAHYESTAPEIWEQTEGNLTHFVVGAGTGGTITGCGTFFKEKNPNIKVIGVDTYGSILKEFHETGELHYDHAYTYITEGIGEDIIPENYDMSVIDHFEKVTDKDGAIYARKLAKEEGIFCGYSAGSAIASLIQMKDQFTKDDVIVVLLHDHGSRYVGKIYNDEWMKEMGWLEESKEG, encoded by the coding sequence ATGAAATACGCAAAAAATATCCTTGAAACTATAGGTAACACACCGCTGGTAAAGCTTAACAAAGTATTAGGTGAAGATTTCCCGGCATTAGTATTAGCAAAAGTAGAGACCTTCAATCCTGGAAACTCAGTAAAGGACAGAATGGCTCTTAAAATGATAGAAGATGCCGAAAAAGACGGCAGATTAAAACCTGGAGGTACTATTATCGAAGGTACTTCAGGAAATACAGGAATGGGACTGGCATTGGCAGCAATCATCAAAGGCTACAAATGTATTTTTGTAACCAACTCTAAGCAGTCAAAAGAAAAGTGTGATATTCTTCGTGCTGTAGGTGCTGAAGTAATTGTTTGTCCTACCGATGTAAAACCTACTGACCCGCGTTCTTATTATTCAGTTTCAAAAAGACTGGCAAAAGAAACAGAAAACGGATGGTATGTGAACCAATATGACAACTTATCCAACAGGGCTGCTCATTATGAATCTACAGCTCCTGAGATCTGGGAACAGACAGAAGGAAACCTGACTCATTTTGTGGTAGGAGCCGGAACAGGAGGTACAATCACAGGGTGCGGAACTTTCTTCAAAGAAAAAAATCCGAACATCAAAGTAATCGGTGTTGATACATATGGTTCTATTCTAAAGGAATTCCACGAGACCGGAGAACTGCACTACGACCACGCTTATACATATATTACAGAAGGTATCGGGGAGGATATTATTCCTGAAAATTATGACATGTCTGTAATTGATCATTTTGAAAAGGTAACTGATAAAGACGGTGCTATCTATGCCAGAAAACTGGCTAAGGAAGAAGGAATTTTCTGTGGATATTCTGCCGGAAGCGCAATTGCTTCTTTGATCCAAATGAAAGATCAGTTTACTAAAGATGATGTAATTGTAGTTTTACTTCATGACCATGGTTCAAGATATGTAGGAAAGATCTATAATGACGAATGGATGAAAGAAATGGGATGGCTGGAAGAAAGTAAAGAAGGTTAA
- a CDS encoding DUF3575 domain-containing protein, translating into MKYKLLAAGILAFLSAGTVSAQEQEQGGQEKSLYIKGNALFAPIGILNLGIEKQLSSRYTLQGDVFISPWKSFSGHELQFYSVSAEGRYYFNEAFKHWYVGANIGFAAYNASKWNYWNDDTFENWNGETLRNSNLYQRGFSIMLGVTAGYQFQLSERWNLDIYGTVGTSQGFYKGYDRTTGRRYDHAEKFNKSGEIIPYRGGVMISYKLK; encoded by the coding sequence ATGAAATATAAATTATTAGCAGCAGGCATTTTAGCTTTCCTGTCAGCAGGCACAGTAAGTGCTCAGGAACAGGAACAAGGAGGACAGGAAAAAAGTTTATACATAAAAGGAAATGCTTTATTTGCCCCGATAGGGATTTTAAACCTTGGAATAGAAAAACAACTAAGTTCAAGATATACGCTTCAGGGAGATGTTTTCATTTCGCCATGGAAATCTTTCTCAGGACATGAATTACAGTTTTATTCTGTATCTGCAGAAGGAAGATACTATTTTAATGAAGCTTTCAAGCACTGGTATGTAGGAGCCAACATAGGTTTTGCGGCCTACAATGCTTCAAAATGGAATTACTGGAATGATGATACTTTTGAAAACTGGAATGGAGAAACTCTCCGCAACTCTAATCTGTATCAAAGAGGATTCTCTATTATGCTGGGTGTTACAGCAGGATATCAATTCCAGTTATCTGAACGATGGAATCTTGACATTTATGGAACAGTAGGAACATCACAAGGATTTTACAAAGGATATGACCGTACCACAGGAAGACGTTATGATCATGCAGAAAAATTTAACAAAAGCGGTGAAATCATCCCATACAGAGGAGGGGTAATGATTTCTTACAAATTGAAATAA
- a CDS encoding thioredoxin fold domain-containing protein, producing MKKIISGISIFCTIAISAQETIQFQELPFKDIIAKAKKEKKLVFIDAYASWCGPCKMMEKNVFTQKSVSDYYNTNFINARFDMEKGEGRDIASKFGVRSYPTYLFLNGEGELVSRNTGYMEESMFVAMAQDINSPGNKKGSLKERFASGEKDPEFLINIMKLNANTDYDFAKKASERYFQNKKKTEELTKDEIGFLLYFVKSSEDTNYNVFASRKAEIVKFLPEETYNEFNAQLKLGKIVEQSIDDKNKKINDDYFLKTAEPLVGKEAALKKLNQTKLSYYEQNSNFPEYEKAALDYYKDSDSFDPNELLRAAWIFADHVKTPSSLKKATEWAEKSVMRSETSENTYILAKLYYLTGNKEIAKNYAEMSKNMAAQGNKDSQLADELLKQIK from the coding sequence ATGAAGAAGATCATCTCCGGGATATCTATTTTTTGTACCATCGCTATCTCAGCTCAGGAAACAATTCAGTTTCAGGAACTCCCATTCAAAGATATTATTGCCAAAGCCAAGAAAGAAAAGAAATTGGTTTTTATTGATGCCTATGCATCATGGTGTGGCCCATGTAAAATGATGGAGAAAAATGTTTTCACCCAGAAATCCGTGAGTGATTATTACAATACCAATTTCATCAATGCAAGATTTGATATGGAAAAAGGAGAAGGCAGAGACATAGCTTCTAAATTCGGAGTGCGGTCTTATCCTACTTATCTTTTCCTGAACGGTGAAGGAGAGCTTGTTTCCAGAAATACAGGTTATATGGAAGAGAGCATGTTTGTGGCTATGGCTCAGGATATCAATTCACCAGGAAACAAAAAGGGATCTCTGAAAGAACGTTTTGCCAGCGGTGAAAAAGATCCGGAATTCCTGATCAACATTATGAAGCTGAATGCCAACACAGATTATGATTTTGCCAAAAAGGCTTCCGAAAGATATTTTCAGAATAAAAAGAAAACCGAAGAACTTACAAAAGATGAAATTGGCTTTCTACTCTATTTTGTAAAATCATCAGAAGATACCAATTATAATGTTTTCGCATCCAGAAAAGCAGAGATCGTTAAATTTCTTCCTGAAGAAACTTACAACGAATTTAATGCTCAGCTGAAATTAGGAAAAATAGTAGAACAGTCTATTGATGATAAAAATAAAAAGATCAACGATGACTATTTTTTAAAGACAGCTGAACCATTGGTAGGAAAAGAAGCTGCACTTAAAAAACTGAATCAGACTAAGCTCAGTTATTATGAACAGAACAGTAATTTTCCTGAATACGAAAAAGCCGCTTTAGATTATTACAAAGATTCTGACTCATTTGATCCTAATGAACTTTTAAGAGCTGCCTGGATATTTGCAGATCATGTGAAAACACCATCTTCATTAAAGAAAGCTACAGAATGGGCAGAAAAATCTGTCATGAGAAGCGAAACTTCAGAAAACACTTATATTCTTGCTAAGCTCTATTATCTTACCGGAAATAAAGAAATAGCAAAAAATTATGCTGAAATGTCTAAAAACATGGCAGCTCAGGGCAATAAAGATTCTCAACTAGCAGATGAATTACTAAAGCAAATAAAATAA
- a CDS encoding chaperone modulator CbpM produces MSERISREELVRIYNIEITFFDELVDYGLLNIQVEDNIHYLMYEDLPDLEKFANWYYDLEINLPGLEVIHNMLKKLDALNRRNRELMNKLSAISNQYEDI; encoded by the coding sequence ATGAGTGAAAGAATATCACGGGAAGAACTCGTAAGAATTTATAATATAGAAATCACTTTTTTTGATGAGCTTGTAGACTATGGGCTATTGAATATACAGGTTGAAGACAATATCCATTATCTGATGTATGAGGATCTGCCTGATCTGGAAAAATTTGCCAACTGGTATTATGATCTTGAAATCAATCTTCCCGGTCTTGAAGTGATTCATAATATGCTGAAAAAACTGGATGCGCTGAACCGTAGAAACAGAGAGCTGATGAATAAACTTTCTGCAATAAGTAATCAATATGAAGATATTTAG
- a CDS encoding exo-beta-N-acetylmuramidase NamZ domain-containing protein codes for MNLDFKIKNLLLICLIFLGVFNQYYSQTQVQSDFKTGADQPEMYLPLLKGKTIGVVTNQTGLMSDKTHLVDFLVKNGIKIKSIFAPEHGFRGDADAGAKVKNGVDIKTGIPIVSLYGNNKKPKPEQLAGIDIVIFDIQDVGVRFYTYISTLSYLMEAGAENNVEIMVLDRPNPHDGYTDGPVLGKKWASFVGMHEVPVVYGLTIGEYGKMVNGEKWLKNGVQAKYTLIQMKNYHKKQRYPMLDKPSPNLPNDKAINLYPSLCFFEGTQVSVGRGTDLPFQIYGSPWTESLPYQFTPKPSYGAKDPFLNGKLCYGENLSNYPNDLRELNLEWVIKAYQNYKNPQQDFFLKNLWFDTLSGTDNFRKQIIAGKSIQEIKDSWKKDLESFEKIRTRYVVYEN; via the coding sequence ATGAATTTAGATTTCAAAATTAAAAATTTACTTCTGATTTGCCTAATTTTTTTAGGAGTATTCAATCAATATTATTCTCAGACTCAAGTTCAATCGGATTTTAAAACTGGGGCAGACCAGCCTGAAATGTATTTACCACTCTTAAAAGGCAAAACAATAGGGGTGGTGACGAACCAGACGGGTTTGATGAGTGATAAAACTCATTTGGTAGATTTTCTGGTAAAAAACGGAATAAAGATCAAATCTATTTTTGCCCCTGAGCATGGTTTCAGAGGAGATGCAGACGCAGGTGCAAAAGTGAAAAATGGTGTAGATATAAAAACAGGAATCCCGATTGTTTCCCTGTATGGCAATAATAAAAAACCCAAACCGGAACAGCTGGCCGGAATTGATATTGTTATTTTTGATATCCAGGATGTTGGGGTGAGATTTTATACCTATATTTCTACTCTGTCTTATCTGATGGAAGCAGGGGCTGAAAATAACGTCGAGATAATGGTATTGGACCGCCCTAATCCACATGATGGATATACCGATGGACCTGTATTGGGAAAAAAATGGGCCAGTTTTGTAGGAATGCATGAAGTTCCTGTAGTATACGGGCTTACGATAGGAGAGTATGGAAAAATGGTGAATGGTGAAAAATGGCTGAAAAATGGAGTCCAGGCTAAATATACGCTTATTCAGATGAAGAATTATCATAAAAAACAACGCTATCCGATGCTTGATAAACCTTCTCCGAATTTACCCAATGATAAAGCAATCAATTTATATCCAAGTCTGTGCTTTTTTGAAGGAACTCAGGTTTCTGTAGGAAGAGGAACAGATCTTCCTTTCCAGATTTATGGTTCTCCTTGGACGGAAAGTCTTCCTTACCAGTTTACGCCAAAGCCAAGCTATGGTGCTAAAGATCCATTCCTAAACGGGAAGCTATGTTATGGTGAAAACCTTTCCAATTATCCTAATGATTTAAGAGAATTGAATCTTGAATGGGTAATCAAAGCTTATCAGAATTATAAAAATCCCCAGCAGGATTTCTTCCTGAAAAACCTTTGGTTTGATACCCTGTCCGGAACTGATAATTTCAGAAAACAGATTATTGCCGGAAAATCAATTCAGGAAATTAAAGATTCCTGGAAAAAAGATCTGGAAAGTTTCGAAAAGATCAGAACCCGGTATGTGGTATATGAAAATTAA
- a CDS encoding ABC transporter permease, with protein sequence MKFPLYFSRKIAFSKDNKNNLSRVIIFIGRLSVALGIIVSLITVATGFGSKKAIKERLADFSGHITVRSTRSNSSYNTSVLDNQGLNIAKIKELPDVESIQKYVMVTGIMRNEHNFAGIIFKGIGKDFDSLRFKKFLIAGTTPKVTEKGFNNDVAISQKVANDLHLKVNDSIVTVFLKADQKPLYRKFKIIGIYRTDIKLIDEQFVIGGINHARKIQDMKPDEIGGIDIFLKNVNDIDKDFPDIEKLIGYKNYAEKATEKFPQITDWISIFDTNIALIIIIMLIVVVINIIMVLLILIIERTNSIGLLKTLGASNSQIRATFINYTLIIMIPGLLYGNAIGLGLILIQKFFGVIKLNPENYYVSTVPVDLNPIAIISISVGILIISGLALIIPSYLISKISPVKAIKYN encoded by the coding sequence TTGAAATTTCCTTTATATTTCTCTAGAAAAATAGCATTTTCCAAAGATAACAAAAATAACCTTTCAAGGGTTATCATCTTCATTGGCAGGCTTTCCGTAGCATTGGGAATTATTGTTTCCTTAATTACTGTAGCCACCGGTTTTGGTTCAAAAAAAGCTATCAAAGAGAGGCTGGCAGATTTCAGCGGACATATTACTGTAAGATCAACGCGATCAAACTCCTCTTATAATACTTCTGTACTTGATAATCAGGGCCTCAATATTGCAAAGATAAAAGAACTTCCCGATGTGGAAAGTATTCAAAAATATGTGATGGTTACCGGCATTATGCGTAATGAACACAATTTTGCAGGGATCATATTTAAGGGAATCGGAAAAGATTTTGACAGTTTAAGATTTAAAAAATTCCTTATTGCAGGTACTACTCCGAAAGTTACTGAGAAGGGCTTCAACAATGATGTTGCTATTTCGCAAAAAGTAGCCAATGACCTTCATCTTAAGGTGAATGACAGTATTGTCACTGTATTTCTAAAGGCTGATCAAAAACCACTTTATCGTAAATTCAAGATTATTGGCATCTACAGAACTGATATTAAGTTGATCGACGAACAGTTTGTTATCGGAGGAATCAATCATGCAAGAAAAATTCAGGATATGAAACCTGATGAAATTGGCGGAATTGATATCTTCCTGAAAAATGTGAATGACATTGACAAAGATTTTCCTGATATTGAAAAACTGATTGGTTATAAAAACTACGCTGAAAAAGCGACTGAAAAATTCCCACAGATTACAGACTGGATCAGTATTTTTGATACCAATATAGCTTTGATTATCATCATCATGCTGATTGTAGTGGTTATTAATATCATTATGGTTCTTCTGATTCTTATTATTGAAAGAACCAATTCCATTGGTCTTCTTAAAACATTAGGCGCAAGCAATTCACAGATAAGAGCTACTTTCATCAATTACACCCTGATTATTATGATTCCGGGACTTTTGTATGGAAATGCTATCGGTTTGGGACTTATTTTAATCCAGAAATTCTTTGGGGTAATCAAACTTAATCCGGAAAACTATTATGTAAGTACGGTTCCGGTAGACCTTAATCCTATTGCAATTATTTCTATCTCAGTAGGGATTCTTATTATCTCAGGACTGGCATTGATTATCCCTAGTTACCTGATCAGTAAGATTTCGCCGGTGAAAGCGATTAAATACAACTAA
- a CDS encoding DnaJ C-terminal domain-containing protein: MAYIDYYKILGVDKSATQDDIKKAYRKQARKLHPDLNPDDKEAERQFKELNEANEVLSNPENRSKYDKYGEHWKHGEEYEKAQQQQQRQYQQQNYGGGFSGADFGEGEDFSDFFQNMFGGAGGGFGKSSRGRASGKFKGQDIKAELNLNLRDAAKTHPQTFDINGKKVRITIPAGVYDGQQIKLKGHGNPGVNGGPHGDLYITFIIPDDPNFERIGDDLKTKVTIDLYTAVLGGEVNVNTLEGSVKLKVKPETQTGITVRLKGKGFPVYKKEGEHGDLFVTYEVKLPTNLTEKQKELFEQLKNS, encoded by the coding sequence ATGGCTTATATAGATTACTATAAAATTTTAGGCGTAGATAAAAGCGCAACACAGGATGATATCAAAAAGGCCTACCGGAAACAGGCCAGGAAACTTCATCCCGATTTGAATCCTGATGATAAGGAAGCAGAAAGACAGTTCAAAGAATTGAATGAAGCCAACGAAGTGCTCAGCAATCCGGAAAACAGATCTAAATACGACAAGTATGGTGAACACTGGAAACATGGCGAAGAATACGAAAAAGCACAACAGCAGCAGCAAAGACAATATCAACAACAAAATTATGGCGGTGGATTCTCCGGCGCTGATTTTGGTGAAGGGGAAGACTTTTCAGATTTCTTCCAGAATATGTTCGGTGGAGCAGGTGGTGGATTTGGTAAAAGCTCCCGAGGAAGAGCTTCCGGAAAATTTAAAGGACAGGATATCAAAGCAGAATTGAATCTGAATCTAAGAGATGCTGCAAAAACCCACCCGCAAACTTTTGATATCAATGGGAAGAAAGTCAGAATCACAATTCCGGCAGGAGTATATGACGGGCAGCAGATCAAACTGAAAGGACATGGAAATCCGGGTGTCAATGGCGGCCCTCACGGAGATTTGTATATCACCTTTATTATCCCAGACGATCCGAATTTTGAAAGAATCGGGGATGATCTGAAAACTAAGGTAACAATTGATCTGTATACCGCTGTTTTAGGCGGAGAAGTGAATGTAAATACCCTGGAAGGAAGTGTAAAGCTTAAAGTAAAACCGGAAACCCAAACAGGAATCACTGTAAGACTGAAAGGAAAAGGTTTTCCTGTCTATAAAAAAGAAGGAGAACATGGAGATCTTTTTGTAACCTATGAAGTGAAACTGCCGACGAACCTTACCGAGAAGCAGAAAGAACTTTTTGAACAATTAAAAAATTCCTAA
- a CDS encoding histidine kinase, which produces MSINFKHALSQKYIYVTALSACLIAVAAFAVLSLLITEDSRKNTDDFAKKTFFRKYESIEHEFRNIEDYQFLLRALIQKDGLKNYKDYSLVLNDLNKKRNLLPYSWYYYENTASGKTESNNPLSDIFRKTEHKEKLIALKNNGSGHFRDLLITKKDSMYWVSYDSLVLPDKNKLYYGSTVSLDDLHQYFINVDKSSNTYAYVFTKEGICITHPEKKYIGKNIFEFTDIKAKDTLSSRTEAGYTKGTAVSEYLGVEVTRFIKPLKTDNFDGYTVVNHVNFIIDENISKIKTYTVYIFLAALFLIVAVFILFQRATNLAYQEKEKIQSEKNLLLVENEKMHKAEVINQLQQLKNNINPHFLFNSLNSLYMLIGINKENARKFTMNLSKIYRYLIVPPKENIVPVSQEIKFIQQYMELLKSRFDEEIRFEMIINNPESLEKRIPYLSLQIVTENAVKHNIATIDQPLEIIIIVDAEGVTVKNTWQPKTEPVQGEKFGIDYLNQVYEYFKNNLLHISVDGEYFICFLPLMK; this is translated from the coding sequence TTGAGTATTAATTTTAAACACGCCTTATCCCAAAAATACATTTACGTCACCGCTTTATCTGCCTGCTTGATTGCAGTGGCAGCATTCGCTGTTCTGAGCCTTTTAATTACTGAAGACAGCCGTAAGAACACTGATGATTTTGCAAAGAAAACCTTCTTTCGTAAATATGAATCTATAGAACATGAATTCAGAAATATTGAGGACTATCAATTTCTTCTTCGTGCATTGATTCAGAAAGACGGTCTGAAGAATTATAAAGATTATTCTTTGGTTTTAAATGATTTAAACAAAAAAAGAAATCTGCTGCCTTACAGCTGGTATTATTATGAAAATACTGCTTCAGGAAAAACAGAAAGTAATAATCCATTATCTGATATTTTCAGAAAGACAGAACATAAGGAAAAACTTATTGCTTTAAAAAACAACGGGTCCGGACATTTCAGGGATCTTTTGATTACCAAAAAAGACAGTATGTATTGGGTGAGTTATGATTCTCTGGTACTGCCTGATAAAAATAAACTGTATTATGGTTCTACCGTAAGCCTGGACGATCTCCATCAGTACTTTATCAATGTAGACAAAAGTTCTAATACTTACGCGTATGTCTTTACCAAAGAAGGAATTTGTATTACCCATCCTGAGAAAAAATACATCGGAAAGAATATTTTCGAGTTTACAGATATTAAGGCGAAAGATACGCTGTCCAGCAGAACTGAAGCTGGATACACCAAAGGAACAGCGGTCTCAGAATATCTTGGTGTTGAGGTAACACGCTTTATAAAACCATTGAAGACTGATAATTTTGACGGATATACGGTTGTAAACCATGTTAATTTCATTATTGATGAAAATATAAGCAAGATAAAAACCTATACTGTGTATATTTTTCTGGCAGCTCTTTTTCTTATTGTAGCGGTTTTTATCTTATTCCAGAGGGCAACTAATCTGGCTTATCAGGAAAAAGAAAAAATACAGTCTGAAAAAAATTTATTGTTAGTAGAGAACGAAAAGATGCACAAAGCAGAAGTGATCAACCAGCTTCAGCAGCTTAAAAATAATATCAATCCGCATTTTCTTTTCAATTCTCTGAACTCTCTTTATATGCTGATTGGGATCAATAAAGAAAATGCCCGGAAGTTTACCATGAATCTTTCTAAGATCTACAGATATCTGATTGTACCTCCGAAAGAAAATATTGTTCCGGTTTCGCAGGAAATCAAATTTATACAGCAGTATATGGAGCTTCTGAAAAGCAGGTTTGATGAAGAAATAAGATTTGAAATGATTATTAATAATCCTGAAAGTCTGGAAAAACGCATTCCGTATTTATCCCTTCAGATTGTCACGGAGAATGCTGTAAAGCACAATATTGCCACAATAGATCAACCTCTGGAAATTATCATTATTGTTGATGCGGAAGGTGTCACAGTAAAGAATACCTGGCAGCCTAAAACAGAACCGGTGCAGGGAGAGAAATTCGGAATTGATTATTTGAATCAAGTTTATGAGTATTTTAAGAATAATCTTCTTCATATTTCTGTAGATGGTGAATATTTCATATGTTTTTTGCCATTAATGAAGTGA
- a CDS encoding zinc-dependent metalloprotease: MNRTILMKNYRLALYLGLAMASPMAIAQKKDTVKVNKDKTDKTETSSSKKTKKIEDLIKKGTYKKGLFNTIQVKTDIYFEIPDSLMGRQFLVVNKLSQVPMQVNEAGLNKGMNYENKVISFHRDPVAKKVWVKTVVPKVSSPKNDAITKSVKDNFSESVIEVFDIEAQNTDSTAIAIKVNKVFDGNQKSFNDVLANVGLGGSVKSSLSYIEGVKTFPKNLVVKSQLSTSVNEGGVDLPVTLGVTTNLVLLSKIPMKPRVADSRVGFFSEKHWSFNDNQQKMDEKFFITKWNLEPKDEDKEKYLRGELVEPKKPIVYYIDPATPKQWREKIIAGVHDWQVAFEQAGFKNAVIAKMPDEKDEDFDIDDVRYSVITYAASPKSNAMGPSVVDPRSGEIIEADIIWWHNVMTSLHDWMRIQTGPIDPKARGNKFSDEHMGEAIRFVSSHEVGHTFGLKHNMGASFAFPVESLRSKEFTDKMGGTAPSIMDYARYNYVAQPEDGVTAITPKIGLYDKYAIEWGYRWYPDEFVEKKALKNLIEKHEDDPMYFYGEQQSYLETIDPRSQSEDLGDDAMKASEYGMKNLKVVINNLLKWTYEDGKEYTDAGKLYMGAIGQWDLYTGHVMANVGGIYLNNTVFGNKKKAYEAVPEAVQRRAVDYLVKNAINLPEWLFFNPITEKTYPVKDSPMGPFEQTPYTMARGMQYANIYSLFMDDRLLRLLENELKHQMSGSKEEIYTVEKLFDQVRTAVFSKKGSLTMLEKMTQKNYVDALIVSVNKLFEKTAVKGLKVDNTLNIPTICNFHEDDHGLRNINYSSMKRVSEVTTYKRAELQKVMDLLNRTRYRGDDASRAHYTDLIIRIQEALNK; the protein is encoded by the coding sequence ATGAATCGGACTATTTTAATGAAGAATTACAGGCTGGCACTGTATTTAGGTCTTGCTATGGCCTCACCAATGGCAATAGCACAGAAAAAAGATACAGTGAAGGTCAACAAAGACAAAACTGATAAGACAGAGACTTCCTCATCAAAGAAAACAAAGAAAATTGAAGATCTGATCAAAAAAGGGACTTATAAAAAAGGGCTTTTTAATACGATACAGGTAAAAACGGATATTTATTTTGAAATTCCTGACAGTTTGATGGGACGTCAGTTTTTGGTGGTGAACAAACTTTCTCAGGTGCCAATGCAGGTGAATGAGGCAGGTTTGAATAAAGGAATGAATTATGAAAATAAGGTCATCTCTTTTCACCGCGATCCCGTAGCTAAAAAAGTATGGGTAAAAACGGTGGTTCCTAAGGTGTCATCCCCAAAAAATGATGCAATTACAAAATCTGTGAAAGACAACTTTTCAGAATCTGTCATTGAAGTCTTTGATATTGAAGCACAAAACACTGATTCTACAGCTATAGCCATTAAAGTGAATAAAGTTTTTGATGGAAATCAGAAGAGCTTTAATGATGTGCTGGCCAACGTAGGATTAGGAGGATCTGTGAAATCAAGTCTTTCTTATATAGAAGGAGTGAAGACATTTCCCAAGAACCTTGTTGTGAAGTCTCAGTTGTCTACTTCTGTAAATGAAGGTGGTGTAGATCTGCCGGTAACCCTTGGTGTTACTACGAATCTTGTACTTCTTTCTAAAATACCGATGAAACCGAGAGTCGCCGATTCAAGAGTAGGATTTTTCTCTGAAAAACACTGGTCGTTTAATGACAATCAGCAGAAAATGGATGAAAAATTCTTCATTACCAAATGGAATCTTGAACCCAAAGATGAAGATAAAGAAAAATACTTAAGAGGTGAGCTGGTAGAGCCTAAGAAGCCTATTGTTTATTATATAGACCCGGCAACCCCAAAACAATGGCGTGAGAAAATCATTGCCGGAGTACATGACTGGCAGGTGGCGTTTGAGCAGGCAGGATTCAAAAATGCAGTGATTGCGAAAATGCCGGATGAAAAAGATGAAGATTTTGATATTGATGATGTAAGATATTCTGTGATTACTTACGCCGCTTCGCCAAAGTCAAATGCAATGGGACCATCAGTAGTAGACCCGAGAAGTGGTGAAATTATCGAAGCAGATATCATCTGGTGGCATAATGTAATGACTTCTCTTCATGACTGGATGAGAATTCAGACAGGACCTATTGACCCAAAAGCAAGAGGAAATAAATTCAGTGATGAACATATGGGGGAAGCGATCCGTTTTGTTTCATCTCATGAAGTAGGGCATACTTTCGGATTGAAGCACAATATGGGAGCATCCTTTGCATTCCCTGTAGAGTCGCTTCGCTCCAAAGAATTTACAGACAAAATGGGCGGTACAGCACCTTCCATTATGGATTATGCGCGTTACAATTACGTAGCTCAGCCGGAAGATGGGGTTACAGCCATCACTCCGAAAATCGGTCTTTACGATAAATATGCCATAGAGTGGGGTTACCGTTGGTATCCGGATGAATTTGTTGAGAAAAAAGCGCTGAAAAACTTAATTGAAAAACACGAGGATGACCCAATGTATTTCTATGGCGAGCAGCAGAGCTACCTGGAAACTATCGATCCACGTTCGCAGTCTGAAGATTTAGGAGATGATGCCATGAAAGCCAGTGAGTATGGGATGAAAAACCTGAAAGTTGTCATCAATAATCTCTTAAAATGGACTTATGAAGACGGTAAAGAATATACGGATGCCGGAAAACTTTATATGGGAGCTATCGGACAATGGGATCTGTACACAGGTCATGTGATGGCGAATGTGGGAGGAATTTATCTGAACAATACTGTTTTTGGGAACAAGAAGAAAGCTTATGAAGCAGTTCCTGAAGCAGTACAGAGAAGAGCAGTTGATTATCTTGTTAAAAATGCGATCAACCTTCCGGAGTGGTTATTCTTTAATCCAATTACAGAAAAAACATACCCGGTTAAAGATTCACCAATGGGACCATTTGAGCAGACGCCATATACCATGGCAAGAGGAATGCAGTATGCGAATATCTACTCCCTGTTTATGGATGACAGACTGTTGAGGCTGCTTGAAAATGAGCTGAAACATCAGATGTCAGGTTCTAAAGAAGAGATCTATACCGTTGAAAAATTATTTGATCAGGTGAGAACAGCTGTTTTCAGTAAAAAAGGAAGCCTTACGATGCTTGAAAAAATGACTCAGAAAAACTATGTGGATGCCCTGATTGTTTCAGTGAACAAATTGTTTGAAAAAACAGCAGTGAAAGGATTAAAAGTAGATAATACTCTGAATATCCCAACCATCTGTAATTTCCATGAAGATGATCACGGGTTGAGGAATATCAATTATTCATCCATGAAGAGAGTATCTGAAGTCACCACTTACAAAAGAGCAGAACTTCAGAAGGTTATGGACTTACTGAACAGAACAAGATACAGAGGTGATGATGCTTCCAGAGCTCATTACACAGATTTAATCATTCGTATACAAGAGGCTTTAAACAAATAA